The Rhodocytophaga rosea genome has a segment encoding these proteins:
- a CDS encoding glycogen/starch synthase, giving the protein MSKFRILYVASEINPFLQTSEVADFVRKLPQAMQERGMEIRILVPRFGLINERKNRLHEVVRLSGINIAVGEEEKPLIIKVASVPSAKLQVYFIDNEDYFHRKSVFFDKENRFHADNDERAIFFCKGVIETVKKLGWSPDIVHCNDWMTSLIPMYLKTTYKNDPMFKDTKTVFTIYNSFFAHKFDSDLLSKVKMMDIEDTMLDKLKSADYEGFIKIGVEYADAVIKAEEDFSTSLNKLFEELDNHKKINFIEQNENFSESYYNLYNELFN; this is encoded by the coding sequence ATGTCAAAATTCCGAATCCTTTATGTAGCAAGTGAAATCAATCCTTTTCTTCAAACCTCAGAGGTGGCTGATTTTGTCAGAAAACTTCCGCAAGCCATGCAAGAGCGGGGTATGGAAATCCGGATATTGGTTCCCCGTTTTGGTTTGATCAACGAACGCAAAAACAGGTTACACGAAGTGGTGAGGCTTTCCGGTATCAATATCGCAGTAGGTGAAGAAGAAAAGCCTTTGATTATTAAAGTTGCTTCTGTTCCCAGTGCCAAACTGCAAGTATATTTTATTGATAACGAAGACTACTTCCACAGAAAATCCGTTTTCTTTGATAAGGAAAACCGATTCCATGCTGATAACGACGAGCGGGCTATATTCTTCTGCAAAGGTGTAATTGAAACGGTAAAAAAATTAGGCTGGTCACCCGATATTGTGCATTGCAACGACTGGATGACAAGTTTAATACCCATGTATCTGAAAACAACCTATAAGAATGATCCCATGTTTAAAGATACCAAAACTGTATTCACGATCTATAATAGCTTCTTTGCCCATAAATTCGATAGCGACTTGCTGAGTAAAGTAAAGATGATGGATATTGAGGATACGATGCTGGATAAGCTTAAATCTGCCGATTATGAAGGATTTATTAAGATTGGCGTAGAGTATGCCGATGCCGTTATTAAAGCAGAAGAGGATTTCAGTACAAGTCTCAATAAATTGTTTGAGGAGTTAGACAATCATAAAAAGATCAATTTTATTGAGCAGAATGAAAATTTCTCAGAGTCCTACTATAATCTTTATAATGAACTTTTTAATTAA
- the panC gene encoding pantoate--beta-alanine ligase has translation MHIFTEIHPLQSYVQAQRQSGKTIGFVPTMGALHAGHLSLISIAKKECEVVICSIYVNPTQFNNSNDLAKYPRTLETDQHLLQEAGCTAVFIPSDRIMYPQPLQIKLNFGYLETVMEGKFRPGHFSGVGVVVSKLFHMVMPDAAYFGQKDLQQFAIIRQLVTDLSFNTRLVCCPISREKDGLAMSSRNMRLNPAQRAVAPILYQTLQKARQWALQMPVAEVKQKVELQLGKVPEVKLEYFEIADSITLQPIEEVRNQASLCIAAYIDDIRLIDNVFLFDE, from the coding sequence ATGCACATTTTTACAGAAATTCATCCGCTTCAGTCATATGTACAAGCACAAAGGCAATCTGGAAAAACCATTGGATTTGTTCCTACAATGGGTGCATTGCATGCCGGGCATTTGTCGTTGATAAGCATAGCAAAAAAAGAGTGTGAAGTAGTAATTTGCAGTATTTATGTAAATCCTACCCAGTTCAATAACAGCAACGATCTGGCTAAATATCCCAGAACCCTCGAAACAGATCAGCATCTCTTGCAAGAGGCTGGCTGTACGGCCGTATTTATTCCATCGGATCGGATCATGTATCCGCAGCCCTTACAGATCAAATTAAATTTTGGATACCTGGAAACTGTGATGGAAGGTAAATTCAGGCCCGGGCATTTTAGTGGCGTAGGTGTAGTAGTAAGCAAATTATTTCATATGGTAATGCCAGATGCGGCCTACTTCGGCCAGAAAGACTTACAGCAATTTGCTATTATCCGGCAACTGGTAACCGATCTTTCATTTAATACCAGGCTGGTATGTTGCCCTATCAGCCGGGAAAAAGATGGACTGGCTATGTCGTCCAGAAATATGCGGCTCAACCCTGCGCAACGTGCAGTTGCCCCTATCCTTTATCAAACTCTGCAAAAAGCCAGACAATGGGCATTGCAAATGCCTGTGGCTGAAGTAAAACAAAAAGTAGAACTTCAGCTGGGAAAAGTACCCGAAGTGAAACTGGAGTATTTTGAAATAGCAGACAGTATTACCCTGCAGCCGATAGAAGAAGTAAGGAATCAAGCTTCTCTATGTATTGCTGCTTACATCGACGACATCCGCCTGATCGACAATGTGTTTCTGTTTGATGAGTAG
- a CDS encoding PAS domain-containing protein, whose amino-acid sequence MIRLKNLRIEVKQGLIIAILVAANCTLFFSLYKLYTFREQYTNNLYLLERQSTLLQFIAQQSGDSANSQKVYENMTLFYQSLSALQKGGTVEGLGGEIYIQATTDAKLAALLRETRKMWNVAEKQIQKNATKERLFGQLNSLLTNNTQLTEGYIHSFESTRTAYTALVYGASGLVIISLFLAVILFRRYIKKPVNSILNALESAAAGDLSRQTYYNAQDEIGKMASSIDKLVQNQLYLSAFAEKIGEGNFDIEQTDLKAGDKLGLSLANMREKLQKVSAEDKKRIWATEGMAKFSDILRSANDSIQQLSEQIIINLVKYLNANQGGLFILYDDAGQQVYLELTATYAWNRKKGIKKRFEYGEGLVGQVVRDKDTVFMTDIPESYITITSGLGKANPGCLLIVPLKINDEIHGVIEIASFHEFQPFEIEFVEKISESIAATLSSVKTNEKTRKLLEEARMMNEQMRSQEEEMRQNLEELSSTQEEMQRKEVELTGLFSSINNTLATVEFDMDGYILTANENFCRLMQYTQDEIKGKHHQIFVDKAEVKTDMYQDFWQDLKSGITKIKDVKRYTKTGQEKWINGSYTPVLDKSGTPYKVIKLAHDITEKKLDEIHARRLSLVADNTDNCVIITNQHGLIEYVNQGFIRMTGYTLEEVAGKKPGSFLQGPETSQATIQRIRENILSNRPFSEEILNYHKDGTAYWISLAINPVFDEKGQLDKFIAVSANITETKIKNLDFNSKLEAISKSNCVIEFATDGTIITANDNFLNLMEYRLADVQGKHHNIFVTETYKNSVEYKDLWNKLHQGEFISGEFLRISKTGREVWIRGVFNVILDINGKPSKIVKFVQDVTAEKLLQLEARQQAEALHTQGEKLRLYTSELEELQHSLSKKLEDAKAEMKIQIKELETEKAKNIAILEGCVDGVVAFNHRGTVEFFNKAAEDIWRLSRNEVLRRSITLLLPVAFEEGDNGFNKVVFSEGSLKKELGIRTEISFADKTGEEISVLVTLTQARLGNEHTYTLFIQKISVELF is encoded by the coding sequence ATGATCAGATTAAAAAATCTACGTATTGAGGTAAAACAGGGGTTGATCATAGCAATACTGGTCGCAGCCAACTGTACTTTGTTTTTCTCCCTATATAAACTATATACTTTCCGGGAACAATATACCAACAACCTTTATCTCCTGGAAAGGCAATCAACATTACTTCAATTCATAGCCCAGCAGAGCGGCGATTCTGCTAATTCTCAAAAGGTATATGAGAACATGACATTGTTCTACCAATCGCTGAGTGCATTACAAAAAGGAGGAACAGTAGAAGGGCTAGGCGGTGAAATATATATCCAGGCTACAACTGATGCGAAACTGGCAGCTTTGCTTCGGGAAACCCGGAAAATGTGGAATGTAGCAGAAAAACAGATACAGAAAAATGCAACGAAAGAAAGATTATTTGGTCAGTTAAACAGTCTCTTAACAAATAACACACAGCTTACAGAAGGATATATACATTCGTTCGAATCAACCAGAACGGCATATACTGCACTTGTGTATGGAGCAAGCGGACTTGTAATTATAAGTCTGTTTCTGGCTGTTATTCTGTTCAGGCGCTACATTAAAAAGCCGGTAAACTCCATCCTGAACGCATTGGAAAGTGCTGCAGCCGGAGATTTGTCTCGGCAAACATACTATAATGCTCAGGATGAAATCGGTAAAATGGCTAGTTCCATTGATAAACTGGTGCAGAACCAGCTTTATTTATCAGCATTTGCTGAGAAGATAGGAGAAGGGAACTTCGACATTGAACAAACAGATTTGAAAGCCGGAGATAAATTAGGATTGTCGCTGGCAAACATGCGGGAGAAATTACAGAAAGTATCGGCAGAAGATAAAAAACGCATTTGGGCTACAGAAGGGATGGCAAAATTCAGCGATATTCTTCGTTCCGCCAACGACAGCATCCAACAGCTTTCCGAACAGATTATTATTAACCTGGTAAAATACCTCAATGCTAATCAGGGTGGTTTATTTATCCTCTATGATGATGCCGGGCAACAGGTATATTTAGAATTAACAGCTACCTATGCCTGGAACCGTAAAAAAGGTATAAAAAAACGCTTTGAATACGGAGAGGGGCTTGTAGGACAGGTGGTACGCGATAAAGATACTGTGTTCATGACAGATATACCTGAAAGTTATATAACCATTACTTCCGGCCTGGGAAAAGCAAATCCGGGTTGTCTGCTGATAGTGCCTTTAAAAATAAATGATGAAATACATGGAGTAATTGAGATAGCTTCTTTCCATGAATTTCAGCCTTTTGAAATTGAATTTGTAGAGAAAATTTCGGAAAGCATTGCTGCTACACTTTCTTCTGTAAAAACCAACGAAAAGACCAGGAAACTGCTGGAAGAAGCCCGCATGATGAACGAACAAATGCGTTCTCAGGAAGAAGAAATGCGTCAAAATCTGGAAGAACTCAGTTCTACCCAAGAAGAAATGCAACGTAAAGAAGTAGAACTCACAGGCTTATTCAGTTCTATTAATAATACCCTGGCAACGGTTGAATTCGACATGGATGGCTATATTCTGACGGCCAATGAAAATTTCTGCCGGCTGATGCAATACACTCAGGACGAAATCAAAGGAAAGCACCACCAGATTTTTGTAGACAAAGCCGAAGTAAAAACGGATATGTACCAAGATTTCTGGCAAGACCTAAAATCAGGGATTACTAAAATTAAAGATGTAAAAAGATATACAAAAACCGGCCAGGAGAAGTGGATAAATGGTTCGTATACGCCGGTATTAGATAAAAGCGGAACCCCATATAAAGTAATTAAGCTGGCCCATGACATTACCGAGAAAAAGCTGGATGAGATACACGCCAGAAGACTCTCTCTGGTAGCTGACAATACAGATAATTGTGTTATCATCACTAATCAACATGGGTTAATTGAATATGTAAACCAGGGCTTTATCAGAATGACAGGGTATACGTTAGAGGAAGTAGCCGGTAAAAAACCCGGAAGTTTCCTGCAAGGCCCTGAAACCAGCCAGGCAACTATTCAAAGAATCCGGGAGAATATTTTAAGTAATAGACCTTTTAGTGAAGAGATTCTCAATTACCATAAAGATGGTACTGCTTACTGGATTTCTCTTGCCATTAATCCTGTATTTGACGAAAAAGGACAGCTGGATAAGTTTATTGCGGTATCAGCAAATATTACAGAAACCAAAATCAAAAACCTTGATTTTAATTCAAAATTAGAAGCCATCAGCAAATCTAATTGTGTGATAGAATTTGCAACAGATGGCACCATTATTACAGCCAACGATAATTTCCTGAATCTGATGGAATACAGGCTGGCCGATGTGCAGGGAAAACACCACAATATTTTCGTAACAGAAACCTATAAGAATTCTGTAGAATACAAAGATCTATGGAACAAGCTTCACCAGGGCGAATTTATTTCAGGTGAATTTTTAAGAATTTCTAAAACAGGACGGGAAGTATGGATCAGAGGGGTGTTCAATGTCATTCTGGATATCAACGGTAAGCCGAGTAAAATTGTGAAGTTTGTGCAGGACGTTACGGCCGAGAAACTCTTGCAGTTAGAAGCTAGACAACAGGCCGAAGCATTACATACACAAGGAGAAAAACTGCGGTTGTATACCTCCGAACTGGAAGAATTACAACATAGCCTGAGTAAAAAACTGGAAGACGCCAAAGCAGAGATGAAGATCCAAATTAAAGAACTGGAGACTGAAAAGGCGAAAAATATAGCGATTCTGGAAGGATGTGTAGATGGGGTTGTTGCTTTTAATCACAGAGGCACCGTAGAATTTTTTAACAAAGCGGCTGAAGATATCTGGCGGCTCTCCAGAAATGAAGTATTGCGCAGAAGCATTACGCTGCTCCTGCCCGTTGCTTTTGAAGAAGGCGATAATGGATTTAATAAGGTTGTTTTTTCAGAAGGTAGTCTGAAAAAAGAATTAGGCATACGGACAGAAATTTCTTTTGCCGATAAAACCGGAGAGGAAATTTCTGTACTGGTTACCTTAACCCAGGCCAGACTTGGAAATGAGCATACATATACGCTTTTTATCCAGAAAATTTCAGTAGAGCTATTTTAA